A region of Peromyscus eremicus chromosome 17, PerEre_H2_v1, whole genome shotgun sequence DNA encodes the following proteins:
- the Arsh gene encoding arylsulfatase H produces the protein MPLQGAWTLHLWLSVCFTFVDTDGEFVTRNSRPNIVLLMADDLGVGDLGCYGNTSVSTPNIDRLASEGVMLTQHLAAASTCTPSRAAFLTGRYPVRSGMASHNNMYRDVMWLGGSGGLPSNETTFAKMLQHRGYRTGIIGKWHLGMSCASRGDHCAHPLNHGFNFFYGMPLGLLGDCGASSWPEVHRRLRIQLWVTSAALATLPFLLLVPRLARWFSVPWTLVAASGFLAALFFLSWFSSYGFVRRWNCIIMRDHDIVQQPAEEARASGLMLREALAFIDRHKRGPFLLFLSFLHVHTPLPTRGNFVGRSKFGAYGDNVEELDWMVGKVLAALDRERLTNQTLVYFTSDNGGRLEAKEGSAHAGGWNGVYRGGSGTGGWEGGVRVPGIFRWPTVLEAGRVVEEPTSLMDLLPTLSHVGGGILPQDRVIDGRNLMPLLEGHVQRSDHEFLFHYCGVFLHSVRWHQRDCNTVWKAHYITSNGSPEGLDACHGSGVCACSGDVTHHDPPLLFDISRDPAESRPLNSENEALFDAVLSKMTTAVREHRATITPVPQQLSAFNALWKPWLQPCCGAAFPFCGCSREDA, from the exons ATGCCACTGCAAGGTGCATG GACCCTCCATCTGTGGCTGTCCGTCTGCTTCACCTTTGTGGACACGGATGGCGAGTTTGTGACCCGGAACTCCCGCCCCAACATCGTGCTGCTCATGGCGGACGACCTCGGTGTGGGGGACCTAGGCTGCTATGGAAACACTTCTGTCAG CACCCCAAACATCGACCGTCTGGCAAGCGAGGGCGTGATGCTCACGCAGCACCTGGCAGCTGCGTCCACGTGCACACCAAGTCGCGCAGCCTTCCTCACAGGGCGCTACCCTGTGCGCTCAG GCATGGCATCACACAACAACATGTACCGTGATGTCATGTGGCTGGGCGGGTCAGGCGGACTCCCGAGCAACGAGACAACGTTCGCCAAGATGCTGCAGCACCGCGGATACCGCACGGGGATCATag GGAAGTGGCACCTGGGCATGAGCTGTGCATCCCGTGGCGACCACTGTGCGCACCCGCTCAACCATGGCTTCAACTTTTTCTATGGGATGCCGCTGGGGCTGCTGGGGGACTGCGGTGCCAGCTCCTGGCCGGAAGTGCACCGCAGGCTGCGCATCCAGCTGTGGGTGACATCAGCAGCGCTGGCCACCCTCCCCTTCCTGCTGCTGGTGCCCCGCCTGGCACGCTGGTTTTCTGTCCCCTGGACACTTGTGGCCGCTTCTGGCTTCCTGGCGGCGCTCTTCTTCCTGTCCTGGTTCAGCAGCTATGGCTTCGTGCGCAGGTGGAACTGCATCATCATGCGTGACCATGACATTGTCCAGCAGCCAGCCGAGGAGGCCCGGGCATCTGGGCTGATGCTGAGGGAGGCACTGGCCTTCATTGACAG GCATAAGAGAGGCCCATTCCTACTGTTCCTGTCCTTTCTGCATGTGCACACGCCCCTGCCTACACGCGGGAATTTCGTGGGTCGCAGCAAGTTTGGGGCATATGGGGACAATGTGGAGGAGCTGGACTGGATGGTGG ggAAAGTCCTCGCTGCCCTGGACAGGGAGCGCCTGACCAATCAGACCCTGGTTTACTTCACGTCGGACAATGGCGGCCGCCTGGAGGCCAAAGAGGGCAGTGCTCACGCAGGAGGCTGGAATGGGGTCTACCGGG GAGGCAGTGGCACTGGTGGCTGGGAGGGCGGAGTGCGTGTGCCTGGCATCTTCCGGTGGCCCACAGTGCTGGAGGCAGGACGGGTAGTCGAGGAGCCTACAAGCCTCATGGACCTGCTCCCCACGCTGAGTCATGTGGGTGGCGGGATCCTTCCCCAGGACAG AGTGATTGATGGCCGGAACCTGATGCCGCTGCTGGAGGGCCACGTGCAGCGCTCGGACCATGAGTTCCTGTTCCACTACTGCGGCGTTTTCCTGCACAGTGTCCGGTGGCACCAGAGGGACT GTAACACCGTGTGGAAGGCCCATTATATCACCTCCAACGGCTCCCCGGAGGGCTTGGATGCCTGCCATGGCAGTGGCGTGTGTGCGTGCTCCGGTGATGTCACCCACCATGACCCGCCACTGCTCTTTGACATCTCACGAGACCCCGCCGAGTCACGGCCGCTGAACTCAGAGAACGAGGCGCTGTTTGACGCAGTGCTCAGCAAGATGACGACGGCAGTGAGGGAACACCGAGCCACCATCACCCCTGTGCCCCAGCAGCTCTCTGCCTTCAATGCACTCTGGAAGCCCTGGCTGCAGCCCTGCTGTGGCGCTGCCTTCCCATTCTGTGGCTGCTCAAGGGAGGATGCTTGA
- the Arsl gene encoding arylsulfatase L — MTYHMCFRNCLAALLGVFLSLDPVTCLDTSQSRPNFLLLLADDLGIGDVGCYGNSTIRTPNIDRLAEGGVRLTQHLAAEAVCTPSRAAFLTGRYPIRIGMTSGNGHRVLQWAAGSGGLPAEEITFAKILKEQGYVTGLIGKWHLGLNCHSSSDHCHHPLSHGFQHFLGMPLGMMADCTGAEPSEKRVTLQHRLHLWGQVSALAALTLAAGRLTRLLRTPRWMLVLGLAAVATMFLAASHHVGDLIIYADCFLMRNHNVTQQPLRLERVTGLMLQEAETFLQSHKHHPFLLFMSFLHVHVPLVTTADFRGRSKHGPYGDNVEELDWMVGRILEALDREGLTDNTLVYFASDHGGSLESRVGHVQLGGWNGMYRGGKGMGGWEGGIRVPGIFRWPGVLPAGRVVDEPTSMMDVFPTVVLLGGGAEPTDRVIDGKNLMPLLQGETPHSDHEFLLHYCEVFLHAARWVQRDRGRVWKVHFMTPNFHPEGAGACYGSKVCPCIGDVTEHDPPLLFDLSTDPGETHPLTPDLEPEFHTVVGKLRQEAAGYSLSQVRQQLGSIYNIWRPWLQPCCGEFPRCGCDLEE; from the exons ATGACATATCACATGTGTTTCAGGAATTGCCTTGCTGCCctactgggtgtcttcctcagcctGGACCCTGTCACGTGCCTGGACACATCACAGTCTCGACCCAACTTCCTCCTGCTCCTGGCAGACGACCTGGGCATCGGGGACGTTGGCTGCTATGGCAACAGCACCATCAG GACCCCGAACATCGACCGACTTGCAGAAGGTGGTGTGAGACTCACTCAGCACCTGGCGGCTGAAGCTGTGTGCACGCCCAGCCGGGCAGCTTTCCTCACCGGGAGGTACCCCATCCGCATAG GCATGACTTCCGGTAATGGCCACCGTGTCCTCCAGTGGGCCGCAGGCTCTGGTGGCCTTCCTGCAGAGGAGATCACGTTTGCAAAAATCCTGAAGGAGCAAGGCTACGTCACGGGCCTCATAG GGAAGTGGCACCTGGGTCTGAACTGTCACTCCTCCTCCgaccactgccaccacccactGAGTCACGGGTTCCAGCACTTCCTGGGCATGCCGCTGGGCATGATGGCGGACTGCACAGGGGCAGAGCCTTCGGAGAAGCGTGTGACTCTGCAGCACCGCCTGCACCTTTGGGGCCAAGTATCCGCGCTAGCTGCGCTCACCCTGGCCGCTGGGAGACTCACCCGGCTCCTGCGGACACCGCGGTGGATGCTGGTCCTCGGCCTGGCTGCTGTGGCCACCATGTTCCTTGCTGCATCGCATCACGTAGGTGACCTCATCATCTACGCAGATTGCTTCCTCATGAGGAACCACAACGTGACCCAGCAGCCCCTGCGCCTTGAGCGGGTTACAGGCCTCATGCTCCAGGAGGCGGAGACCTTTCTGCAGAG CCACAAGCACCACCCCTTCCTGCTGTTCATGTCTTTCCTGCACGTGCATGTGCCCCTCGTGACCACTGCGGACTTCCGGGGGCGAAGCAAGCACGGGCCATACGGGGACAATGTGGAGGAGCTAGACTGGATGGTGG GGCGGATCCTGGAAGCGCTGGACCGGGAAGGACTGACCGACAACACGCTTGTGTACTTCGCATCTGACCATGGCGGCTCACTGGAGTCTCGTGTGGGTCATGTGCAGCTCGGGGGCTGGAACGGGATGTACAGAG GCGGCAAAGGCATGGGCGGCTGGGAGGGCGGCATCCGCGTTCCCGGCATCTTCCGCTGGCCCGGTGTGCTGCCCGCAGGGCGGGTTGTGGATGAGCCCACGAGCATGATGGATGTGTTCCCCACCGTGGTCCTCCTGGGGGGCGGGGCGGAGCCAACGGACAG GGTGATTGATGGGAAGAATCTAATGCCCCTGCTGCAAGGGGAGACCCCACACTCAGACCATGAGTTCCTGCTGCACTACTGTGAGGTGTTCCTGCATGCTGCGCGCTGGGTGCAGCGTGACC GAGGAAGAGTCTGGAAGGTTCACTTCATGACCCCGAACTTCCACCCGGAAGGGGCAGGTGCCTGCTATGGCAGCAAGGTGTGCCCGTGCATCGGGGACGTGACAGAGCATGACCCACCTCTGCTCTTCGACCTGTCTACAGACCCTGGAGAGACCCACCCCCTGACGCCTGACTTGGAGCCAGAGTTCCACACGGTAGTGGGAAAACTGCGGCAGGAGGCAGCAGGGTACTCACTGAGCCAGGTCCGCCAGCAGCTGGGCTCCATCTACAACATCTGGCGCCCATGGCTGCAACCATGCTGCGGGGAGTTCCCACGCTGCGGGTGTGACCTTGAGGAGTGA